ttcacacacactgaaatacaacaATGTATATCCTCCACTAGTATTATGGCGTTACTTAGAATCAAACTaagtaaaaacatgaaataagaTTAGACTTGTATTTAAAGCTAACTGTTTCCATAATATGCTTTCAGCCTTTACTGGGCTAGCACTGTTGCTatgataaaaacacataaactaaatctttaaaataacCTAGCCTTACTTGGGTGTTGACCATGAAGTAAACAAGTCCATTTTGATGTAAGAGACACTCTGGATACACTAGTAGTAATTCAGCTACCATAAAATGGTGAACAGATTTGGTACTAACAGCGtctagctagctaacgttagctaacgttagccagaAGACCTGTCTGGCAGATAAAAACTTCAATTGCTTTCACGTCACCAATGAGAGTGCTTAAATAAAGTGACACgattatttctttgtgttttcttaaaattaaaataacgtacaattttaacatttacattttttctgtttcgGATTCCTTCGTCAAAAAGCCATGATTTCCTTCAGCCACTTTGTTTGATTTCACGCAGCGGTTTCAAGGGTGCCTCACTGTGGGTGGCCTTGAAACTGCAACTCAGTCCACTGCGTCCCCCAGCCAGCTAGCTAGCGGCTAACTGTGGCTATCAGCTCAGGTCAAATATAGTGTGGGTTTATTGTGTGgaatgcattttaaacaaaataaaacaaataaatatgactgtttaataaataaataactgagacgacataatattttaatatataaaaacGTAAATCTAAAATTCAGTCAATAcagtccaataaataaataaatatgtcctCTCTTTCAGAGAGCTTCATGTATTTCGGGGGACTTGTATTTAATAGCAGAACTACagattcaggtgataattctctgcaGGGTGATTACACATTCATAGTGTTATTATAAAATATCGTTTATAGCCTCTCTTTAAGGGTTGCTGGGTGTATTAAGTATTCAGGaactttttttctcagtgtttttcctgctgctcaGAAACACTCACCCTCTGATGGTATGACTCTTGGGTTGCAGTCCAAGTAGCGCTTAGAAAAGTGTGACAgcaccctctccctctcctgagTCTCACCCATCAGGGCAAACTGCCTGAGGAAAGTCCTGCAGCCACAAACACAGGGACAGTCAGCAGACCTTTAACGAGGACTTATGCATTGCAGCTTCAAGATGATGGTGGTTTTAACTCCTACTAAACATTATagttcacttaaaaaaaaaagtatgcaaTGTAATATTACTgtgtatattttacatttcatgttaCTGTATACTTGTGCTTCACTGTGTGccagtggaaaatattttacatttttattacattaaatttatctgacagcttgcaactaataaaatatgatgccTCCATGCAGAAGACTCAGACCTCATAACAAGTGGATAGGATTCCTCACGAACTCGTTTAAATGCAATACCTACTGTGCCCTCTAGAGAGCAGTGTTTAACAGTGCCAGcttaaattcatttaattagAAGAATGTATATTTCTCCACACATTCACCCATTTAACAAgattatttatcattattttatgtgaTAAACAAAATGGGGGAATATTTTACTTCCTTGTCttaatatatatactgtcaataaagctgattcttaattcttcttaaCTGTATTCAGTGTACAGTTGTATTTTGAAGTTTCCAGTGATGTGTTGACTCACCGCAACGCCTGGTCGAGAGCGAGGCCTGTGAAGCTGAAGAAACTCAAATACTCTTCTGCCACCATACGGCTGAAGTCATTActgtagacagacagacagatataaaAAAATCAGATATAAAATAACATATAAGAAGGGGTAGTAATAGTGATAAAAGAAACCCTCTGGTGAccataaaagcacaaaatgtcaaTCAAACGTTCAAACGCTGACTTTCTCAGCTCAGTGACTGCCTGCCTCAGTTTGGGCTGTCAGTCAGCCGGCGGCACAGTCAGCTGGAGATGCAAACCGGAGGCGAGAGGAGATTCACAGGGTGCATCTGTCAGAAAGTGAGGAAACCCTTTAATCCCGAATTCCTTCTCATCAGCACGAGCGAGCAGCTGACAAGCTGACGGGTTGATCGAGCAGCACAGCACTGAGGGAATGCAGATCGACTAAAACACAGCACTTTGTAGGCAGAATTCAAACCGACACGCAGCAAATAAGCAGGAAACTGAATGTGCACAGGCCATATAGATTAGCattcattaaataaacataagaTGCAGTAAAGAGCCACAGTACAGTTTTAGAGTACATAACATGTTGGTCAAAAGAACTTCTGGACAGACTCTTATTTACAagacttatttgtttttacaagaGCAGCAGCTATTGGCATCATAATATTAGAATTAGTGGTTTTGCAGCATGTGGCTGTGCACGCTTCAGTCtgcaaattcattttcacaCCTGACTTACAGTGTGTATATGGAAAGTGATAGTTTGACTTGTAGGTCCATTTGGGCGTCAGAAGTCCAGCAAAAATCAGATTTAAGGAGCAAATTATGCTGGATGGAGACGTAAGGTCTGCTGTACTTTTAATCTTGGCGGTTTTGTAGTTAATCCACAAAGCGACAACACATGACCCTTCAGGCACACAACACTCTGTGTGACGACATGCAGCTTCCTGTTGGGAATGCTATTTCCAGTTAGCAGATGGATGCTAAACAGTTGCTGAGTTTAGAATGGTAGCTATGAACAGAACCAACAGAATAATAAAGACTATTTTTGAGACTCTCAGCTTTTAAAGCTTTGCcacaacacagcagctctcCAGCAGCTCACTTCTTGCTGAGGTGACGCGCCACATCGGATTTCCTGAAGCCATCCAAGTTGAAGAGACGTTTGGCCAAGCGTTTGGCGGCTGCCACGTCGGCGCGGTGACTGCCGTTGGTGAGGGTGTCGCTGCTGCCCAGACCCAGTCTGTCACTGAGGTCCTGGTCCAGCTCCGAATCTGTGGCCAGGCGGGCCTTCTCCCTGCTGAGAGGGCGGGTTGGGGTATCGCGGGGCAGACAGGGCAGAAACAGTGAGGGATTAAAACGTGACACAAGTAGGTGGACCGAAAACGATTTGGAAAGGAAGGGGAAGATGGAAATGATTGGACATTTTGGTCCAGAGGTCCAGGAGGGGAAAGTGGAAATTACAGAAGCTGGTAAATAAttgaaagggaaggagagaaagggatAAAAGGAGGAACAAAGAATGATGgtgatataataataaaactaatatCTCTGGTGTATCAATAATTTAATAACACTAATATCAGTGCAGCACTGATCTTAAATCAGTTTCCAGCTGCTGCATGCTGTTTTAAGACAGAAACTAATGAGTGGGAGATTAAATCAGTCGGGTGGATCAAGAGAAAGTAGCTTAAAAGAAAGATAAATATCtgttcaataaaataaaataaaatccgCAAGACAGACGGTGAAAGGTGATTCAAAGACAGGGAGAGGTGGAAGATATAATAAAGgtggagagagagcagaaataaaTGCAGTGCAGTAAGCAAAGTGTATATTTATATCGATTTAGTAACAAGTATAAGAGAACATATGcaaattattttacattcaaaCACAACATTAGGCATAATTACACACTTTAATAACTACATTCAAAGCTCCTCTTTTGCTGGCTTTCTTGCTCTTTTGTTATCAATTCCCAATTAAGCCCCTTCAAAGGATTAGCCAGTTCAGAAGTGAAAAACTTATTCCGTCTGACTTATTCTGTGATAATAATTTAAGAGTGTTACGTCACACTGAGATAAAAGAGAGCTACTTTTCCGAGGTTTTCCTGCAGTATGGATGACAGAAACCAGGTCTCTGGGTTCAGTTCCTCAGAATTCGACGTGACATTCGTCGCTGCTGTCGAGAGCTGCAGCCGCCCAGAGAAAACCACGACGGTCCAGCGGCTGAGTTTTGTATTCAGAAAAGGCAGAACCACCTCCTGGACAAGCGGAGCTCTCATCTGGATCTCCCAGCATGAGGAGCAAGCCAACAAAACCCAACGCAGTCGCCGTCAGTGAGTCAGGCGAAATCACACCAGAGCACACAGTAAATAATAACACAGTCTGACTGGTCAAGACAGCTAAAAGGCAAAGTCTACAGACAAACATGCATTAGAAAGACAGGAGGTGGCAGGAGAGCCTTgctaatatcagcatgctaacatctcCACAATGTTATTAGTCTGCAGGTATTCAGTAGTGAATTAAAATTTATCTGAACCTGATGGTGGCACTAGATGGGAAGTCAGACAATCACCAAGGGTTTGTACAGTCCATCCCGAGGGGGACATGGACGTCTCAGCCGAATTTCATGACAGTCCATGTGATAGTTGTTGAGACATCACAATCCAAAAAGGAGAAGTCAGGAGGTCACGAGGTCACAAGGATGAATCGTGCAGGAACCGTGACTGTCCGAACCAAATTTTGTGGCAGCCCATTGAGAGATACACTGGATAAATGTAAACTTTATCCTGACAGAGCTAAAGGAAAAGGCAGGAGGTCACcagtatgtctgtctgtgccagATTTCATGGCAGTAAATCCAGTTGGTGTTGAAACCCCATGGAGGTGCCAGTTAGGGGATCACCTGGGAGCCATGAACGTCTGCATGGAAGTTTATGGCGAGCAGTGTGACAGTTATTGAgaaagtggtggaccaaccgGACCAACACTTCCACAAGCATGAAGTTCTCCCAAAATGAACAGAACGATACTGTTAAAAAAACGAAAGTGAAAGGCTTACAAATATACTCTTGGCTGATCCCAAAACAGTGTTTGACTTTTCCTTCTGGCAAAACATCATATTCAAATCAATTCCATATACatgacagacaggtgagacaggttCCTGTGCAGAGACGTACCTGTGGCAAGGTGGCCTAACCGACAAATACCTCTCCTCTGCGACTGCAGATGAACCAcgacagcagaggacagactgTGTCCTCGTTACCGTCTCCTGACCGGCACCTCGGCTGCTCGCCCGCCtgacccctcctctcctcctggaCTCGCGACCTGAACGCATCCCCGTGCAGTCCAGAGATCAGGAGCTAACGCAGAGGAGCACCTGTAGTCGCTCCCAAGAGGCCCGTGGACTTTGACATTCCTCTGCTCCGGTTTTGAGTCCGACTGAGACTTCATGggtcctcctcttctgtcctccactttctcactctccctctgtgtttgctgtcatttgATCTTCACAGCAAGATTCCTTCCCCCAAAGTAAAagagctgtttgttttgcagagcctccccttctctctctcttttccctccaaggctgtttgctgctgtttctgttccttcttttcactcctccctctctctcgctctctccctctttctccctccctgctcCACCATGTAAACTCTCCCTGTACCCTGCTGACCTTGGATTCAAAGCATGAAACTTGGCTTGCCTAAAAATCCTGCGCCCATCCCTTTCTACCCTCCATTCAttcctctctcccccctctctttgCGTCTCCAATTACACTCACTCAGTATGTCCATTTTTTGGGTGTTGTACAGACTCTAGTCTACCTTGCTAATGTTGTAAGCACAccttcagagaaaacaaagatatGAGGTGTCGTGTTTAAACCCACAACGATATCTCCGTGGCCTTTTGTCTGAGGCCACTGTGAGTCTGTTTACAGCGTACGTTTCATCAGGGCCTGCAGGAGGGCTCGTGATCAAAACGTTTAGGGCTCTGCCACCTGTTAGCATTGCCTCGTTAAGAGGCAGCACAATGCCGAGAGGTCCTGAGAGAATTCCCAGTGACAGCCTCTGCTCTAACAGCATCCCCACATGACCGAACCCCCTCTCAGTCCACTGGGCAGCTCTGCACAATGAGCCACTGTATAGTGGTGCAGACCATGTGAAAGGGGGGatgagagggaaggaaaggggggtggggggagtgaAATTCCAACTGTTATGAAAGTATGGAGCAGACTTCAGGAATAtttgtctcactgtctccctcCTGGATTCCACAGCTCCAGAGCTGCCTGAGTTGGGCAGGATATAAATCTGTGATAAGACCAGGGCAGAGCAAACATTTACCTGAACAAGTCCAGTGTGATTTGGTTCTCGTACGAAGAGGAAGTTGAGAGAAAAATATGTGACTTTATATTTGAAGATCGATATattgaaaaagagaaagcaaactgaagctgctgtgctgtttttgacCTTTCAGAGAGTCTTTGTGCATTACCAGCTGAAgcttaattataataattaagtTCATTTGTGTAGCACTTGTCAAAATCAGctttacaaaacaaactgattaacgcaagaataaaatacacaggAATGCATAaggaataaaactgaaaacaacttgACAAAGTTGCCCACCTGCCTGACTCTCTTTTCTTATGAAAAAGCATTCgacagcatgactgtgctcctcTTCTGCCACCTGGTGGTCAAACCAACAAAGGGGACTCGATGCAGTCGCTCTGCCTCTGCAGTGCTGTCACAGTAAGTTAGGGTGACATTCACAAAGCTTGTCTTCCTCACCGGAGCAATCGTCCCCCCAccgcagcagagacagacacactgctgtCCCACATTTCTGCCATAGTTTAAATCTATCACACGTCTGTCTTGATGCAAAGGGGATTAAGAAAGCTGCTGTGCACAACACGAGGGACTCTGATTCCTGCCTGCAGAGAGTTAGAGGGAAGTCTTTGGGACTCTGACAGTCAAGGTGAGTCTCTGACTGCTGCAGCAACCATCTGCCTCTGTCTAATATgctaaacaacacacacacacacacacacacacacacatccatctgGCACACAGAGGGACTACAGGCAGCCTGCTAGCGACCTTCACTCGAAGCTGCTGGGCTCCAGAATAGCACTGCAGTCCTGCTCTGCACAAGGAGAATGACACAGACGGAGACACTCGCTCATCTGGAGACGAGCAACAGTCCATCAACGAGGGTCCTGACCTTCGGAAGCAGCCGATCAAAACTGCATTCGTACAAAAATTAAGATATAAAACAAGCTTGTCCTGTGTGTATTCTCACCTGTTAACCACAACAATAAGTTGACTATATGTCATGTTGCCCATAAATCAATGAATGTGGGTTTTGTTACTGTTCACCTGGCATGATTTCCACATGGACAGAGTTGATCGTTGCTCCTTCGTGTGCTGTTAACTCACCTTGGTAACGAAAAGGAAAGGTTGCTGTGCCAGTCGCTCCCCAGCTGTGCACACTCTCGTCCTCTGGGCGGCGTATCGTCAGATCCGCTGCTCAGCCTCTCGCTGGACGGAGCTCGGGTGGCGTCCGAGTCCCCAGTCACGGTAAAGATAGAGTCAGAGAGACTGGGTCGCTCGCCGTGCGCCAGCGGGGCGAAGCTGAGCTGGACGATCTGCCTGGCGCTCTGGCAAACCGGAGTGTGGATGGCAGGGGTCAGCGTgggcaggtcaaaggtcaggacTGTTTGAGTGCTGGAGGTCAGCAGCTCCTCGCTGTCAAGGCTGTTGTATGATGTGCCTTTGGCTCTGTGTGACTCCATGATGCTCTCAAAGTGGCGGCTGAAGGTGTCCTCTGCAGCACAACGCGGACCAGAGACCAAGATGGGGGATTTCAGGGCTGGATGGTGGTTGTCGAAAAACGTTTCCATTGGcctggacagagagggaggttTCAGAAACACTGCAACAACACAGCTGTGTTTAGAGAGCCTAAattgaaaaaaaaccccacattttCAAATCTAGTTCAAATCTAGTTTGCAGGGTGTATGATTGAGAAGAAGGACGAGAAAACTGATCTGTGGGAGCAAATTTTGCACAAATGCAAGTCAGTGTAGTCCAGCTAAGAGATTTAAGATGAATaaacataagaaaaacacatttttgagtcAGGACATTTTGGGCGTGTTAATCAAGGAAACATCTGGGAGAAAGTGTTGTGATTAATTCATGCAAAAAACGTCACCAGATCTGTTTATCTActttaaaatagattatgaatATGGGTCAGAGGAAGGTCCTGCTTCGCCACAATGTTTGAACTTGTGTTTGGACGTATGTGTTCTGCTCCACCTCTTCAGAAGGTGACCAAACACCTCCGGCTCTTCCTGAGCTGCGtactgctgcttcctgttgtcTCCTTGCATCCTCACGCTGGCCCAGCTCaccatctcttcctcttcatcctcctcctcatcttcctcctcctcgtcctcccttccccctcttctctcctctgccacCCCCCCATCTGTCCCCCCATAGGCCAGACCCTCGAGCGGGCTGCTGCCAGTCCCCGAAGTGCCCTGCACGCTGCGGTTACTCCCAAACGCAGAGTCGGCGTCATCCTGCTCAGCCAGCAGCACCTCGTCTATGTCCGTCTCGCGGTAGCAGCGCAGTGGGACGGCGTCCAGGTCAGTTTCTGAGTACTTTAGTGTGCGGCGAATGATGCCAGTTTTGGGCGAAGTCCCGATAATGGCTGGGGGAGGCGTCACCAGTTCTACCTCCACATGTTGAACCTCGTGATTGGCAGAGAGCAGAGgcagggaggaagggggggtcGGTGTGGGAGACTCACTGGAGTTACCACTGGGAGGCGCTGTGGAGGTTTCCAGAGAATCTGCAGATGGAGAGTTAGAAATCAACCTCCATGATTTTTTAGAACGTGTCTGTTGTTTCCCTGTTGtaactgcacagaaaacacatttggatCGTTAATGTGCTCTAAGTGGTTCAGAAGCTTAATTAAAGGCCACAGCTGCGTATCAACCTTCAAGACTGTTTTGGTGCCAATGCAAACGTCAGCCCTGATATGGAACGTATCAGTAAGATATTCACTGACAACCTCATTTTCCTGAACATTTAACCAAAAACACAATCTTTTCTTCAGCTTAACCAAACCCATTAAGAGTAAATATTATTAAagattctgttctgttttaataTCTTGGTATTTACAGGAATTTAAAAGTAAGAACCTGGAAACAACCTTGGATGCCACCCAGATGAAGGTGGAGGCCTGATGCGAATAACACATGATAAATGTGTTAAATCACTTGTGTGATGTGTTTAATTTTGTAGCTGGTGacattctatatttttcttattgtcagtgAATCCCAAAAAAGGACACGAAACAACAGAGTGTTATTCCATCTCTCAACACTTACAATGAAGCTCTGGGGCACTGAAATATGTCAGGCTTTCAAACGATGCTCAGCTCTATTAAAGGCACAGAATGACGTATCTGAATATGTTTCTCTAAATCTAACACACTGGCAAGCCGCTTCTACTTTAGATCCCATTGAAACATGCTGTTGTGaagaatgaggggaaaaaacctCCACTCTGGTATAACGTGAAAGTGCAGTGAGCGGATGAGACTGAGGAGGATTTGTTCTCACTTCTCGCCCCCCTGCTGGCAGCCTCCTCAGCAGGGGTCCCGAATAGAAACTCCCACTTGGCTCGTGCGATCCTCTGACAGTGAAGCGAGGGGACGGGCGCCGCACAGCCGCTGTCCGTCTggaagacacacagagacaagctGGAGGCTATAGCTCTGCAGTGCAGCATTTAAGGAGCAGTCAGACATTATGGAAAGTAAGCTTGTTTACTTTCTTTCCCACCTGTATTCCTGAGGTGGCGACCCCGGTCTCGTTGCTCTGGTGACTGGACTGACTGGACTCCGGGGACACACAGTCCCTGTCCCCCAAGCTGCCCGTCACCCCACTGGAGCTCCGCGAGGACGACCCTCCCATCACTCCATTTGGCTCTGCTTCTGGAGGCTCTTCCACCCTCTGCAGACGAGGCTGCTGCACTGCCCCAAATCCCTCCACCTCATCGTGCTGTCCTTCCTCATCACaaccctcatcctcctctggaGAGTCCAGCACCACCGGTCCCAGAAGCAGgatttctctcctcctctgctcagcCCGTTTCCGCTGGGCTGTGGGACTGAGCGGTCGGCACCGGCTGCTGGATTGACGATCAGGGGTTCGATCATAGATGGACCCAAATTCAGGCTCAGAGCTTAGTCTTGGGCTGTTCTCCCCCTGATTCCCCCACTGCTGCCTGGATGTCCAGCTAACTGGTGCCTCCTCAACACTCTGATTGATAAAGAGCCTGCGAGCAAGCTCTGTGCCGTCCCCTCTCTCTGAACAGCTCAGGTCGCCCCTCTTGTCCAGGCCCAGGGACCAGGAGTCTCTGGTGTATTGTGGGAGCTGACGCCGATGCAGGGTGGGAGTGTCTGGTGCTCGGAGCTCTGCTTGGAATAACCTGGGGTCCCTCATGGGAGAGCTGAGCTCTGTGGGAGGATGAGAGGGACGGAGTATACGTGAAGGAATGGCAGGGGAATTGTGAGACACCGATAAAATTGAGCTCTGATGCTGGGATTTCTGAATGGAGTCCTCCTGGTGTGTCTcacagttattattatgggAGTTTGTTTCAAGTGACTGTGACTGCAAGATCGAGTTTTCAGGCTGGTGACAGTCTGTGTTGTCAGATGCTGGCGTGTGTTGGTCGTTTAAAGGGATATTCATCTTGAGCGTTTGCTTAGACTGTTGTGCATTTGAAGACGAAATCTGAAACTCTCCAGAGTTTGAGAGGCTTGCGGACTCACCTAAAGCACCGTGCAATGAGGATCGTCTTGCCTCGGTGAAAACAGAGGATACTTTGGTGGCCTCCTCTGCTAACCTGCGTGCAACTTCAGGGCTACGAGCCGGAGAGGAGGATTTACTGTCACTTAACTGGTTCAAGCCCTCAATTACATTATTGCCAAGTTGAAGAATTGCTCCCTGTGGAGAAGTGCTCCTGTTACTGGTCCTGTGAACACGTCTTTTGGTGGCTGGACTACCTGCCGCAGCTCTGTCCTCTCCTAACCACTGATGAGGGCTCTGGGACCCGACGCGGGATTCTGGCTTTGAGTGAGGAGACTGTCTGGACTGGGAGGAAAGCTGGTCAGATGCTGGGCTCCGAGGTAGCCCGCAAAGGGCCTGCCTCCTATCCGTGGTGTGGTCTTTGGGGTTTACACTGATGCTCTGACGCTGCACAGGAGAACCAGCCCAGGACTGACAGCGTGGCTGTTGGTTGTAGCGTGAGGATGTGGATGTGTGCTCAAGTGCATGGGCTAGTTTAATTCTCAGTAACGGGGAGCCGAACTCCTCCACAGCCCTCTGGGTAGCTGCCCTGCCGATGGGATCCAAGGGTGGTTGGCGAAGGCCGGGAGAGAACGTCTGCTGGTGACTTCCTGGAGATCGGAAAGTCAGCTTAGGACTGGAGCTGCACGATGAATCGGGACTTCCAAACCAAACTGGATCGCTGAGCCTTTTGCGAAAGTGAGAGGGGGTGgatctttcctctctgctccttctctcgCACACAGAGCTGCGTGGAC
The Scatophagus argus isolate fScaArg1 chromosome 21, fScaArg1.pri, whole genome shotgun sequence genome window above contains:
- the LOC124052469 gene encoding PH and SEC7 domain-containing protein 1-like isoform X2, which gives rise to MSQSGKVLHLYVEVRSAPDQKGGKAAFGENEEGIAQGHSVQDNPAELLSQLASQTTCQTVTKVSTGHRLVQDCTHSPSPSRNTVNFQLQQAGRSPVVTKHWTSPCEDTPAVHSPSMTSSGRVTLPHTPPNCRRFNEEEVCDGKRSVVTFSYVEKSNVKTVDSPRSSVCERRSREERSTPSHFRKRLSDPVWFGSPDSSCSSSPKLTFRSPGSHQQTFSPGLRQPPLDPIGRAATQRAVEEFGSPLLRIKLAHALEHTSTSSRYNQQPRCQSWAGSPVQRQSISVNPKDHTTDRRQALCGLPRSPASDQLSSQSRQSPHSKPESRVGSQSPHQWLGEDRAAAGSPATKRRVHRTSNRSTSPQGAILQLGNNVIEGLNQLSDSKSSSPARSPEVARRLAEEATKVSSVFTEARRSSLHGALGESASLSNSGEFQISSSNAQQSKQTLKMNIPLNDQHTPASDNTDCHQPENSILQSQSLETNSHNNNCETHQEDSIQKSQHQSSILSVSHNSPAIPSRILRPSHPPTELSSPMRDPRLFQAELRAPDTPTLHRRQLPQYTRDSWSLGLDKRGDLSCSERGDGTELARRLFINQSVEEAPVSWTSRQQWGNQGENSPRLSSEPEFGSIYDRTPDRQSSSRCRPLSPTAQRKRAEQRRREILLLGPVVLDSPEEDEGCDEEGQHDEVEGFGAVQQPRLQRVEEPPEAEPNGVMGGSSSRSSSGVTGSLGDRDCVSPESSQSSHQSNETGVATSGIQTDSGCAAPVPSLHCQRIARAKWEFLFGTPAEEAASRGARNSLETSTAPPSGNSSESPTPTPPSSLPLLSANHEVQHVEVELVTPPPAIIGTSPKTGIIRRTLKYSETDLDAVPLRCYRETDIDEVLLAEQDDADSAFGSNRSVQGTSGTGSSPLEGLAYGGTDGGVAEERRGGREDEEEEDEEEDEEEEMVSWASVRMQGDNRKQQYAAQEEPEVFGHLLKRPMETFFDNHHPALKSPILVSGPRCAAEDTFSRHFESIMESHRAKGTSYNSLDSEELLTSSTQTVLTFDLPTLTPAIHTPVCQSARQIVQLSFAPLAHGERPSLSDSIFTVTGDSDATRAPSSERLSSGSDDTPPRGRECAQLGSDWHSNLSFSLPSREKARLATDSELDQDLSDRLGLGSSDTLTNGSHRADVAAAKRLAKRLFNLDGFRKSDVARHLSKNNDFSRMVAEEYLSFFSFTGLALDQALRTFLRQFALMGETQERERVLSHFSKRYLDCNPRVIPSEDAVHTLTCALMLLNTDLHGPNIGKRMSCTQFISNLEGLNNGQDFHKDLLKALYNSIKNQKLQWTLDEEELRKSFSELGDSLCDSNTSRSMKRVGSSGKPLSDGSEPSGSLLYKNGFLVRKVHADCDGKRTPRGKRGWKTFYAILKGLILYLQKGEYRPDKQLSEEDLKNAVSIHHSLAMKASDYSKRPNVFYLRTADWRVYLFQAPNAEQMQSWITRINTVAAMFSSPPFPAAIGSQKKFSRPLLPGTTSKLSEEEQVRSHEARFRSLSTELAELRSYPPDRKVKGRELEEYRQRDEYLEFEKTRYGTYVMLLRAKIRSGVDDLSVFESQLLEDNGLQRAHSSPTLQDSSQISQVSQASSTRDGGNSSKASGCSSKLRQEGQRHSYRQAVKK
- the LOC124052469 gene encoding PH and SEC7 domain-containing protein 1-like isoform X1, with amino-acid sequence MSQSGKVLHLYVEVRSAPDQKGGKAAFGENEEGIAQGHSVQDNPAELLSQLASQTTCQTVTKVSTGHRLVQDCTHSPSPSRNTVNFQLQQAGRSPVVTKHWTSPCEDTPAVHSPSMTSSGRVTLPHTPPNCRRFNEEEVCDGKRSVVTFSYVEKSNVKTVDSPRSSVCERRSREERSTPSHFRKRLSDPVWFGSPDSSCSSSPKLTFRSPGSHQQTFSPGLRQPPLDPIGRAATQRAVEEFGSPLLRIKLAHALEHTSTSSRYNQQPRCQSWAGSPVQRQSISVNPKDHTTDRRQALCGLPRSPASDQLSSQSRQSPHSKPESRVGSQSPHQWLGEDRAAAGSPATKRRVHRTSNRSTSPQGAILQLGNNVIEGLNQLSDSKSSSPARSPEVARRLAEEATKVSSVFTEARRSSLHGALGESASLSNSGEFQISSSNAQQSKQTLKMNIPLNDQHTPASDNTDCHQPENSILQSQSLETNSHNNNCETHQEDSIQKSQHQSSILSVSHNSPAIPSRILRPSHPPTELSSPMRDPRLFQAELRAPDTPTLHRRQLPQYTRDSWSLGLDKRGDLSCSERGDGTELARRLFINQSVEEAPVSWTSRQQWGNQGENSPRLSSEPEFGSIYDRTPDRQSSSRCRPLSPTAQRKRAEQRRREILLLGPVVLDSPEEDEGCDEEGQHDEVEGFGAVQQPRLQRVEEPPEAEPNGVMGGSSSRSSSGVTGSLGDRDCVSPESSQSSHQSNETGVATSGIQVGKKTDSGCAAPVPSLHCQRIARAKWEFLFGTPAEEAASRGARNSLETSTAPPSGNSSESPTPTPPSSLPLLSANHEVQHVEVELVTPPPAIIGTSPKTGIIRRTLKYSETDLDAVPLRCYRETDIDEVLLAEQDDADSAFGSNRSVQGTSGTGSSPLEGLAYGGTDGGVAEERRGGREDEEEEDEEEDEEEEMVSWASVRMQGDNRKQQYAAQEEPEVFGHLLKRPMETFFDNHHPALKSPILVSGPRCAAEDTFSRHFESIMESHRAKGTSYNSLDSEELLTSSTQTVLTFDLPTLTPAIHTPVCQSARQIVQLSFAPLAHGERPSLSDSIFTVTGDSDATRAPSSERLSSGSDDTPPRGRECAQLGSDWHSNLSFSLPSREKARLATDSELDQDLSDRLGLGSSDTLTNGSHRADVAAAKRLAKRLFNLDGFRKSDVARHLSKNNDFSRMVAEEYLSFFSFTGLALDQALRTFLRQFALMGETQERERVLSHFSKRYLDCNPRVIPSEDAVHTLTCALMLLNTDLHGPNIGKRMSCTQFISNLEGLNNGQDFHKDLLKALYNSIKNQKLQWTLDEEELRKSFSELGDSLCDSNTSRSMKRVGSSGKPLSDGSEPSGSLLYKNGFLVRKVHADCDGKRTPRGKRGWKTFYAILKGLILYLQKGEYRPDKQLSEEDLKNAVSIHHSLAMKASDYSKRPNVFYLRTADWRVYLFQAPNAEQMQSWITRINTVAAMFSSPPFPAAIGSQKKFSRPLLPGTTSKLSEEEQVRSHEARFRSLSTELAELRSYPPDRKVKGRELEEYRQRDEYLEFEKTRYGTYVMLLRAKIRSGVDDLSVFESQLLEDNGLQRAHSSPTLQDSSQISQVSQASSTRDGGNSSKASGCSSKLRQEGQRHSYRQAVKK